A genomic window from Panthera tigris isolate Pti1 chromosome B4, P.tigris_Pti1_mat1.1, whole genome shotgun sequence includes:
- the MYF6 gene encoding myogenic factor 6, protein MMMDLFETGSYFFYLDGENVTLQPLEVAEGSPLYPGSDGTLSPCQDQMPPEAGSDSSGEEHVLAPPGLQPPHCPGQCLIWACKTCKRKSAPTDRRKAATLRERRRLKKINEAFEALKRRTVANPNQRLPKVEILRSAISYIERLQDLLHQLDQQEKMQELGVDPFSYRPKQENLEGADFLRTCSSQWPSVSDHSRGLVITAKEGGASMDSSASSSLRCLSSIVDSISSEERKLPCVEEVVEK, encoded by the exons ATGATGATGGACCTTTTTGAAACTGGCTCCTATTTCTTCTACTTGGACGGGGAAAATGTTACCTTGCAGCCATTAGAAGTGGCAGAGGGCTCTCCTTTGTACCCAGGGAGTGATGGTACTTTGTCCCCCTGCCAGGACCAAATGCCCCCGGAAGCTGGGAGCGACAGCAGCGGAGAGGAACATGTCCTGGCGCCCCCAGGCCTGCAGCCTCCCCACTGCCCCGGCCAATGTCTGATCTGGGCTTGCAAGACGTGCAAAAGAAAATCTGCCCCCACTGACCGGCGGAAAGCTGCCACCCTGCGCGAGAGGAGGCGGCTAAAGAAAATCAACGAGGCCTTCGAGGCACTGAAGCGGCGGACTGTGGCCAACCCCAACCAGAGGCTGCCCAAGGTGGAGATTCTTCGGAGCGCCATCAGCTACATAGAGCGGCTGCAGGATCTGCTCCATCAGCTGGATCAGCAGGAGAAAATGCAGGAGCTAGGGGTGGACCCCTTCAGCTACAGACCCAAGCAAGAGAAT CTGGAGGGTGCGGATTTCCTGCGCACCTGCAGCTCCCAGTGGCCAAGTGTTTCGGATCATTCCAGGGGGCTCGTGATAACTGCCAAGGAAG GAGGGGCAAGCATGGACTCGTCAGCCTCGAGTAGCCTTCGATGCCTTTCTTCCATCGTGGACAGCATTTCCTCAGAGGAACGCAAACTCCCCTGCGTGGAAGAGGTGGTGGAGAAGTAA
- the MYF5 gene encoding myogenic factor 5 translates to MEVMDGCQFSPSEYFYDGSCIPSPEGEFGDEFEPRGAAFGAHKPELQGSDEDEHVRAPTGHHQAGHCLMWACKACKRKSTTMDRRKAATMRERRRLKKVNQAFETLKRCTTTNPNQRLPKVEILRNAIRYIESLQELLREQVENYYSLPGQSCSEPTSPTSNCSDGMPECNSPVWSRKSSSFDNIYCPDVPNVYATDKSTLSSLDCLSSIVDRIANSEQPGVLLQDPASPSLVASTDSQPATPGASSSRLIYHVL, encoded by the exons ATGGAAGTGATGGATGGCTGCCAGTTCTCACCTTCCGAGTACTTCTATGATGGCTCCTGCATCCCGTCCCCCGAGGGCGAGTTCGgggatgagtttgagccccgagggGCTGCCTTCGGGGCGCATAAACCAGAGCTGCAAGGCTCAGACGAGGACGAGCACGTGCGGGCACCTACAGGCCACCACCAGGCCGGCCACTGCCTCATGTGGGCTTGCAAAGCATGCAAGAGAAAGTCTACCACCATGGATCGGCGGAAGGCTGCCACCATGCGCGAGAGGAGACGCCTGAAGAAGGTCAACCAGGCTTTCGAGACGCTTAAGAGGTGCACCACGACCAACCCCAACCAGAGGCTGCCCAAGGTGGAGATCCTCAGGAATGCCATCCGCTACATCGAGAGCCTGCAGGAGCTGCTGAGGGAGCAGGTGGAGAACTACTACAGCCTGCCGGGTCAGAGTTGCTCTGAGCCCACCAGCCCCACCTCCAATTGCTCTGACGGCATG CCCGAGTGTAACAGCCCAGTCTGGTCCAGAAAGAGCAGCAGTTTTGACAACATCTATTGTCCTGATGTACCAAATG TATACGCCACAGATAAAAGCACCTTATCCAGCTTGGATTGTTTATCCAGCATAGTGGATCGAATCGCCAACTCAGAGCAACCTGGAGTGCTTCTCCAGGacccagcctctccctccctaGTTGCCAGCACGGATTCACAGCCTGCAACTCCGGGAGCCTCTAGTTCCAGGCTCATTTATCATGTGCTATGA